One Archangium violaceum genomic window, CAGGTCTCCGGTCCGGTACAGACGCGCACCCGGCCGGCCACTGAACGGATCCGGGATGAAGCGCTCCGCCGTCAGCTCCGGCCGCTTCAGGTAGCCCCGCGCCAGGCCGTCACCGCCCACGTACACCTCTCCGGGTACTCCCACGGGCACCGGCCGCATGTGCCGGTCCAGCAGGTAGATTTCCGTATTCGACAGCGGCTTGCCCACGGGCGGCCGGGTGGGCCATCCGCTCACGGGACCCCGCAGCGTGTACGCGCTGATGACATGCGCCTCCGAGGGCCCATAGTGGTTGTGCAACAGGCACCCCGGCAGCTTCTGGAAGAACTCCGCCACCGCGGGGGAGATCACCAACTGCTCGCCCGCCGTGTAGACCTCCTTCATCTCCGTGGGCAGCAGCCCGAAGGCCCTGGACACCTCGGTGAGCTGCTGGAACACCACGAAGGGCAGGAACAGCCGGTGGATGGACTGGTCCACCAGCAGGCGCAGCAGGGACACCGCGTCCCGGCGCACCTCCTCCGAGAGCAGCACCAGCGTGCCGCCCGTGGCCCAGGTGCAGAAGCTCTCCTGTACGGAGATGTCGAAGCTCAGCGGAGCGAACTGCAGCGTCCTGTCCCCGGGTTGGAACGGGGAGGTCCGCAGCGTCCAAGCGATCATGTTCGACATGGGCTGGTGCCGCATGGCGATGCCCTTGGGCCGCCCCGTCGAGCCGGAGGTGTAGATGACGTAGGCGAGGTTGTCCTCGGACACCGGAACGTGGAGGTTGGAGCCACTCTCCCGGGCGATCTCCTCCCGGTCCGTGTCCACGCGGACGGCTCGCACGTGGCTGTCGGGGAACAGCGCCAGCAACGGCTCCGTGGTGAGGAGGAGCTGGATGTCGGCGTCCTCCATCATGAAGGACAGGCGCTCGCGGGGCGTGGCGGGATCCAACGCCACGTAGGCGCCGCCCGCCTTGAGGATGCCCAGCAGGCCCACCATCATCTCCGGCGAGCGCTCCAGGCAGATGCCCACCCGCACCTCGGGCCCCACGCCCCTGCCACGCAGGTAGCGCGCGAGCTGGTTGGCCCGGGTGTTCAGCTCCCGGTAGGTGAGCTGGCGCGCGTCCATCACCAATGCCACCGCATCCGGAGTGCGCTCGGCCTGGGCCTCCAGCAGGTGGTGCATCCGCACCTCACGCGAGTACTCCGCGCGCGTCTGGTTCCACTCCGCCACGAGCACGTGCCGCTCGGCCGGGGTGAGCAGCGGGAAGCGGGAGAGGCGCTCCTGGGGATTGGCGACGATGCCCTCCAGCAGGAGCCGGAGCTGTCCCTCCATCCGGGAGATGGTGGCCGCGTCGAACAGGTCGGTGCTGTACTCGATGCTGCCCTTGAGCCCCTGCTCCTTGTCCTCCAGGGTCAGCGTCAGATCGAACTTCGACGTGCCGCTCTCCTGCTCCAGCGGCGTCGCCGTCAGGTCGGCCATCGGCAGAGGCCCGCCCGGCGCGTTGTGCATGACGAACATCGCTTGGAAGAGCGGGCTGTGGCTCAGGCCGCGCGCCGGCTGCAGGGCCTCCACCACCTTCTCGAAAGGCACGTCCTGGTGCGCGAACGCGTCCAGGCACACCTGCCGCACCCGGCCGAGCAGCTCGGTGAAGGTGGGGTCCCCCTCCATCCGCGCACGCATCACCAGCGTGTTGACGAAGAAGCCGATGATGGACTCGGTCTCCCGGCGCTTGCGGCTGGCGAACGGCGAGCCGATGGGGATGTCCTCCTGCCCGCTCAGGCGGTACAGCAGGGTGGAGAAGGCCCCCAGCAGCACCATGTACAGGGTGGCCCCCGCCTGCTGGCCCACCGCCTTCAAGCCACGGGCGAGCCCGGCATCGAACTGGAAGCGATGGGTCGCGCCCCGGAAGCTCTGGACCGGAGGCCTCGGCCGATCCGTCATCAGGGAGAGCTGCGGCGGCACCCCGGCGAGCTGCTGCTTCCAATAGCCGAGCTGCGACTCGAGCACCGGCCCCTCCAGGTGCTGGCGCTGCCACGCGGCGAAGTCGGCGTAGTGCAGCCCCTGCTCCGGGAGCGGTGAGGGCTTGCCCGCGGAGAAGGCCTCATAGAGCGAGATCAGCTCCCGCAGGAAGAGCCCCAACGACCACGCATCCGAGATGATGTGGTGCATGGTCACCAGCAACAGGTGCGAGCGCTCCTCCAGGCGCAGCAGGGTGAGCCGCAGCAGCGGGCCCCGGGCCAGATCGAACGGACGCTGGGCCTCGGCCGCCGCCAACCGCTCCGCCTCCGCCTCACGTTCCGACTCCGGCAAGGCCCGCAGCTCCACCACCGGGAGGTGCACGGGCGTGGGCGGAGCAATCACCTGCCGGGCCGCTCCCTCCACCATCGGGAAGACGGTGCGCAGGGACTCGTGGCGCCGGACGATCTCCGTCAGGCAGCGCTCCAGCACGTCCACCTGGAGCGGACCCCGCAGCCGCACCGCGCTCGGGAGGTTGTAGGTGGCATTGCCGCCCTCGAGGCGGTCGATGAGCCACAGCCCCTGCTGCGAGAAGGAGAGCGGCAGGTTCCCCTCCCGGGGGACCGGGGACAGCCCCTGGGCACCGGCGTCTCCGCCACGGCCGAGCAGCGCCAGCATCTCCGCCTTGCGGCGGGCCAGCTCGTCACGCAGCTCGGGCGTCAACGCGCCCTTGGGTGCGGAGATACGGAGCTGCGCTCCCTCCGCGCGCAGCTTGATGCCTCGGGCGGACAGCTCCGCCAGGAATTGCTCTGGGCTCACAGGACAACCTCTTCCATCTCTTCAGGAGACCCGTTCGCATCGACGGCCGGGCTCAGCTCCGGGAGCACGTCGATGACCAACCGGGAGATGCTGGGACCCTGCAGCAGGGTCACCATGGGAATGACCACGCCGAGATCGGCCTCGAGCCGGTTCCTCAAATCAATGGACATCAGCGAGTCCAGGCCCAGGTTCAGCAGGGACTGGTGGACGTCCATCGAGGCCTCGGGCAGCGCGAGCACCCGGCCCACCTGCTGGCGCAGGTAGTCCTCCAGCAACCGGGGGCGCGCCGAGGGTTCCGCCTCCAGGAGGGTGGCACGCACCCGGCCCGCCTCCGCGCCCTGCCCACCGGACGCCGCCGAGGCCTGCTCGCGGGCGAGCTCCGAGAGCATCGGAGAGGACACCGCCTGGGGGAAGGCCAGGAAGAAGCGCCGCCAGTCGAGCGAGGCCACCGCGAGCTGGGACAGGCCGCCGGAGAGGATGGCCTCCAGCGCCTCCACGCCCTGCTCCGGCGTCATGCTGCCGATGCCCTGCCGGCCGAGCTGCTCCAGGCCTCCCTCGCGGACGGCGAGGCCGATCTGGTTCCAGGGTCCATAGTTGATGCTGACCACCGGCCGCCCCTGCCGCCGCAGGGAGTGGGCCAGCGTGTCCAGGAAGGCATTGGCCGCCGAGTAGTTCGCCGCGCCCGAGCCAATCCACCCCACCAATGCCGGGATGGCCGAGAAGAGCGCGAAGAAGTCCAGCGGGGTGCCCTCGAGCAACCGGTGGAGCAGCCACGTCCCCGTCACCTTCGGACGCAGCACCTCGGCGAGCGAGCGCGCATCGAGGTTGACCAGCGTTCCGCCGTGGATGACGCCCGCGGTGTGCATCACGCCACGCAGGGCGGGCCAGCCCTCGTCGTGGAACACCTTCAAGAAGGCGGACAGCTTCGCCTCGTCCGCGATGTCCACCGAGGCCACGTGGACGCGGGCCCCCAGCGCCTCCATCGCCTGGATACTGGAGACCTGGTGCGCCAGCCGGCTCCCCGGCTCGAGGCGCTCCCATGACGAGCGCGGTGGCAGGGGCGTCCGTCCCAGCAACACCAGATGACGGGCCCCCCGCTCCACCATCCAGCGGGCCACGCACAGGGCCAGGTCACCGAGCCCGCCCGTGATGAGGTAGCTGGCGTCCGGGCGGAGCTGGACCCTGGCGCCGGGCCGGGCCTCCTCGCTGGCGCGCACCAGACGGGGCACGCGCCGCTCTCCTCCGCGCAGGGCGAGCTGATCTTCCCCACCGGGCGAGGAGAGCACCTCCAGCAGTTGCCGGGCGGACAGCTCGACGGAGTCCCGGGGATCCAGATCGACCAGTCCCCCCCACAACCCCGGGTGCTCGGCTCCGATGACCCGGCCCAGACCCCACACCGGAGCCTGCACCGGCGCGAGTGGCGCGGACTCCTCGCCCGCGGGCTGAGCGCCCCGGGTGACGAGCCACAACCGGGACGACTCGGCCCTCGCGCCGCCCACCAGGGCCTGTACCAGGCGCAAGGCACTGCCGAGCCCCAGCGCCTCGTCCCGCTCCAGCGTCGCCGCGGTCGTCTCCTCCCAGCTCCGGGTATCCAGGCTCCAGAGGTGCACCACCGCGCGCGGAGGAACCTCCGCCTCCAACAGCCGGCCCATCAACCGCCGCAGTTGCTCGGGATCGTCCGGACGAAGCTGGTACCGGTCCTGCCCCAGTTCCACGAAGGACTCACCCGCGAACACCTGCGTGACGTGCTCGCCCCGGTCGGCCAGCAGCGCGGCCAACCGCTGCCCGATGCCCTTCCCATCGGAGAAGAGCACCCACCCCCCCGAAGGGGCCGCCGGAGCCGGTGCCTCCTGCCGCGCCTGGAGCTGCCACCGTACCTGATAGAGCAGCTGGCCCACGCCCCTGTCGGCCGGCGCCGGACCCGCGCGATCCACGAGCTGGATGCGCAGGCCGCTGGCCTCGGCGATCAATGCCCCGGACGCGTCGAGGATTCGCACGTCTCCCTCGAGCAGCTCCCGATTGCCGGCCTTGCTCGATCGGATGACATGGCTCCACACCTGTCCCTCGGGCTGCCGGTGGATCCGGAAGCGCCGCATCCCAGTGGGCAGGGCGAGCAGCCGGCCCGCCCCATCCAGACTGTCCGGCGCCAGCGCCCCGAGCAGCAGGAAGCAGTTGTCCAGCAGCGCGGGGTGGAAGCCGTAGGCCTTCGACTCGGGCGCGAGCGCCTCGGCCAGGCTCAGCCGTCCCAGCACCTCGCCCTCCCCCAACCAGAGCCGCTCGATGGCCCGCATGTGGGGCCCGTACTCCGCCCCGGAGGCGGCCACCTGGAGGTAGAAGTCCGACCCCTCCACGCTCACCGGGCAGCGGGCCTGGACCTGCTCCGGCGCCCCGGACACCGGAGTCTCGGACACCGGCGCCACCTCGGGAGCGGCCGGACGTGCCAGCGCGGAGGGCCTCGTCGCGGGGAGCTCGGCCTGGCTGCGCTCCTTCAGCCGCTCGAGGTGGACCAGGTTCTCCAGCACCCGCTCCTGCGGCGGGCCGAAGTCGAGCAGACAGGCGATCTCATCCACTCCGCTTCCCTGGAGCTGACGCACCAGCTCCATGCAGGACGAGGGCGTGCCGATCAGCGCCCGGGTGGAGACGAAGCGCTCGAAGAGGAAGCCGACGAACTCGTCGAGCTCCGCGGGCGAGAGCCGGGTGACGTCGACCTCCCGGACGCGGCTCTGCGCCAGCCCCTTCAGCAGCCCGATGTTGGCCTTGAGGTATTCGCAGTAGGGTCCGCGCGCCTGCTGGCACACCGTGTCGAAGTCCTCTCCGACGTAGGTGTGCAGCATGAGGGTGACAGTGCCCGCCTCCGGATCGAAACCGCGCCGGGCCCGCGCCTGCCGGTAGAGGGCGATCTTCTCCGCGAGCTGCTCCACGCCCTGATCCAACAGGTGGGTGAGCAGGTGGGTGCCGCGCTCGCCCGCCTGGATGAAGGTCTCCGGGTTGCTCGCGGCGGTGAGCCACACCGGCAGCTCCCGCTGGACGGGCGCCGGGTACGTCCGCAGCGAGACCTGCTTGCCGTTGCCGCTCGTCACCTCGACGGTGCCACCGCGCCACAGACGCCGCACCGTCTCCAGGCTCGCGTACATCTGCGCCGAGCGGTCCTTGTAGCGCTCGGGGAAGAAGGCGAAGTCATCGGGATTCCACCCGGACGCGAAGGAGATTCCGACGCGGCCTCCGGAGAGGTTGTCCACGACGGCCCACTCCTCGGCCACGCGCAGGGGGTTGTGCAGCGGGAGCACCACGCTGCCCGCGTTCAGGCGGATGCGGCGCGTCTCCCGAGCCAGCGCCGCGTGGAGCACGGCCGGGTTCGGGTAGAGGCACCCCAGCGGAGTGAAGTGCCGCTCCGGCACCCACACGCTGGAGAAGCCGTGCTGATCGCCGAAGCGGGCGCTCTCGATGACCAGACGATACTTGTCGTTGCCGCTCAGCGCCGTCTCGTCGCTGGCGAAGAACATCAGTCCGAAATGCATGGCAGCACTCCTCGACGGCGCGTCAACCGGGGATGAGCCGACCACGGGCGTGCAGCGTCCAGGGCTCGGACGCGCGCTCCGCCGGTCGACTGTGGATGTGGAAGGACAGGTCCTTGTCCGGACTGCCCGTCAGGCTCACCTGGACCGACTGAGCCCCGGTATCCGGGACGAACAGCACCTTGTTGTACTCGACCTCGCCGAGCACCAATGGCCTGGACCCGAACGCCTCGGCCGCCGCGGCCAGGGCCAGTTCCAGGTAGACCACTCCGGGCACCACCACCGCGCCCTGGATGCGGTGATCATTGATGAAGGTCAGGTGCCGCTGAGCCAGCTCGGTGGCCCAGACGTGGTGCCCGGGCAGGTGCGCGAGCTCCGGCAGGCGCCGGCCCAGCAGCGGATGTCCCCGGCCATTGGGCACGCCCACCACCGGAGTGCCGGAGGACGCGGCCTGCTCGCCGGGCTCCAACCAGTAGCGCTCGCGCTGGAACGGATAGGTGGGCAGTGCCACCCGGCGGCGCGCGAACTCCGCGTCGAAGCCCGCCCAGTCCACCGCCACCCCGCGCACATACAGCTCCGCCAGGCTCGACGACAGGGGCTGCCAGTCCGGCTGCCCGGGCCTGAGACTGGGAAGCCACCCCTCCTCCACCTCGGGCAGGCAGCGGCGCCCCAGCCCCAGCAGCGTCGGGGCCGGCCCCACCTCCAGGAACACCTCGCAGCCCTGGGCCCGCAGCGTCTCCATGCCGGCCAGGAACCGCACCGGCTCCCGCAGGTGCCGGCTCCAGTAGTGGGCGTTCAGCTCTCCCGCGTCGAGCGGCTTGCCGGTGAGGTTGGAGATCAACGGCACCCGGGACGGCGCGTAGCTCACGCCAGCGGCCACCTGCTGGAACGCGTCCAGCACCGGCTCCATCAGCGGCGAGTGGAAGGCGTGCGAGACATTCAACGCCCGCGTCTTCACCCCCTCGGCCTCGAGGGCTCCGACGACGGAACGCACGGCCTCGCGCCGCCCGGAGAGGACGATGCTCTCCGGCCCGTTGATCGCCGCGATCGACACCTCGCGGGCATGGGGACGGAGCGCCTCGGCCACCCGGGCCTCGGAGGCGAACACCGTCACCATCCCGCCATCCCGAGGCAGCGCCTGCATCAGACGGCCGCGGGTGGCGATCAGCTTCAGACCGTCCTCCAGGCTGAAGACCCCGGCGACGCAGGCCGCCACGTACTCGCCCACGCTGTGACCCATCACGCACGCCGGCTCGATGCCCCAGGAGCGCCACAGGGTGGCCAGGGCGTACTCCAGTGCGAAGAGGGCGGGCTGGGTGTAGGCCGTCTCGTGCAGCAGCGCCCCCTCCTCGGGGCCGGAGAACAGCACCGACAGGAGCGGCTGCTCCAACAGCGGACGCAGCACCTCGTCGCACCGCTCCAGGGCACGCCGGAAGACGGGCTGGGTCTCGTGGAGCCGCCGGCCCATGCCCACATACTGCGAGCCCTGCCCGGTGAACAGGAAGGCCACCTTGGGGACACGCCGCCCCGCGAGCGAGCGGCTCCACACCGTGGAGGCCTGTCGACCCGCGGCGAAGTCCTCGAGCCGCGCGCGCAACTCCGTGCCCGTCTCCGCCACCGCAGCCAGCCGGTGCTCGAACCGCGAGCGCCCGGTGTTGGCGCTGAAGCAGACATCCGCCACGGAGAGCTCCGGGTGCGCCGCCAGCCAGGTGGCATGGCGCCGCGCCAGCTCCCGCAGGGCGGACTCGCTCCGGGCGGAGAGGCCGAGCACGTGCAGCGGACGCTCCTCCGACGCCCGCGCCGGAGCCGCCGCTGGAGCGGGAGCCTCCTCCAGGATGACGTGGGCGTTGGTGCCACCGAACCCGAAGGAGCTCACCCCCGCCAGGCGCGGCGTCCGACCCGAGGGCCAGGGCTGGCGCTCGGCGGGGATGGCCAGCGGGACGCCCTCGATGGAGATGTGCGGATTGAGCTTCTCGAAGTGCAGGTGCGCGGGGATCTCCTGGTGCTTGAGCGACAGCACCACCTTGAGCACTCCCGTGATGCCCGCCGCCGCCTCCAGGTGGCCGACGTTGGTCTTCACGGAGCCGACCCAGCAGCGTTGCTCCGGCGAGCGGCCCGGCATCAGCACATCCCGGAGCGAGTGCAGCTCGATCGGATCCCCCAGGGGCGTACCGGTGCCGTGGGCCTCGACGTAGCCGATGCGGGTGGCGTCCACGCCGGCATCCGCCAGGGCCTGCCGGATGACCTCCTGCTGAGCGGGTCCGTTGGGGGCGGTCAGCCCGTTGCTGCGCCCATCCTGGTTGACCGCGCTGCCCCGCACCAGGGCGAGGACGGTGTCGCCATCCCGGAGCGCGTCCGAGAGCCGCTTCAGCACCACCACGCCGGCGCCCTCGGAGCGCACGTAGCCATCGGCGCTGGCGTCGAACGTCTTGCAGCGGCCGTCCGAGGCCATCATGCGGGCCTGGGAGAAGGTGACGGTCAGGTGGGGGGCCAGGAGCAGGTTCACCCCGCCGGCCAGGGCCAGCGAGCACTCTCCGCGGCGCAGGCTCTGGCAGGCCTGGTGCAGCGCCACCAGCGAGGAGGAGCAGGCGGTATCCACGGCCATGCTCGGGCCGTGCCAGTCCATCAGATAGGAGAGCCGGTTGGCGGCGATGCTGAGCGCCCCGCCGGTACCGGAGTAGGCATCGAGCGCCCCGGTCCGCGAGAACTGGAGCTGCGCGTAGTCGCTGCTGCTGATGCCGATGAAGACGCCCGTCCGGCTCCCGGCGAGCGACGTGGGCGCGTAACCCGCGTTCTCCAGGGCCTCCCAGCCCACCTCCAACAGCAGCCGCTGCTGGGGATCGATGCCCCGGGCCTCGCGCGGGGAGATGCCGAAGAAACCCGGGTCGAAGCGGTCCACCTGCTCGAGGAAGCCGCCCCACCGCGTGCTCATCTTCCCGGGCGTGGCCGGAGTGGCCGCGTAGAAGGACTCCACGTCCCAGCGCTCCGGGGGAACCTCGCGGATGACGTCCCGCCCCCCGTGAAGGAGCGACCAGAAGGCCTCCGGCGACTCCGCCCCGGGGAGGCGGCAACCCATGCCGATGATGGCGATGGGCTCGTCCCGGCCCGCCTGCTCCAGACGCGGCGTGGAGACCCGGGAAACGCCCCCCGCCAGGTGCAGGGCAACGGCGTCGATGGAGGGATGGTCGTACACCAGCGTGGGAGACACCGGCCGGCCCAGCCACTCCTGGAGCTCCCCGGACAACCCCACCGCCGCCGCCGAGTCCAGCCCGTAGCGGGAGAAGGGCTCTCGCGAATCAATGGACTGGGGCCCCACCTTCAGCCGCTCGGAGAGCCGCGCCACCAGCCAGCCCCGGATGGCCTCCGCCGCCGCGGACAACCGGTGCGCCGGGGCACGCTCCTCCCCCGCTCGGACACTCCCTGAGGACTTCGTGGCGTCCGTGCCCTCGCGCCACTGCGCCAGCACCTCCAGCGTCCCGTTCAGCAGGCCGGCGCGGCAGGCGCGGCGCTGAATCTTCCCGCTGGACGTCTTCGGGATGGTGCCCGTGCGGATCAACGCGATGGCGTGGACCTGCAACTCATGCCGGGCCAGGACGGCCTCGCGGATACGCGCCATCACCTCGGGGGCGGGCAGCTTCTCCTGGGAGCCCTTCTCCACCTCAAGCACGAGCGCGAGCCGCTCCTCCCCC contains:
- a CDS encoding non-ribosomal peptide synthetase; protein product: MSPEQFLAELSARGIKLRAEGAQLRISAPKGALTPELRDELARRKAEMLALLGRGGDAGAQGLSPVPREGNLPLSFSQQGLWLIDRLEGGNATYNLPSAVRLRGPLQVDVLERCLTEIVRRHESLRTVFPMVEGAARQVIAPPTPVHLPVVELRALPESEREAEAERLAAAEAQRPFDLARGPLLRLTLLRLEERSHLLLVTMHHIISDAWSLGLFLRELISLYEAFSAGKPSPLPEQGLHYADFAAWQRQHLEGPVLESQLGYWKQQLAGVPPQLSLMTDRPRPPVQSFRGATHRFQFDAGLARGLKAVGQQAGATLYMVLLGAFSTLLYRLSGQEDIPIGSPFASRKRRETESIIGFFVNTLVMRARMEGDPTFTELLGRVRQVCLDAFAHQDVPFEKVVEALQPARGLSHSPLFQAMFVMHNAPGGPLPMADLTATPLEQESGTSKFDLTLTLEDKEQGLKGSIEYSTDLFDAATISRMEGQLRLLLEGIVANPQERLSRFPLLTPAERHVLVAEWNQTRAEYSREVRMHHLLEAQAERTPDAVALVMDARQLTYRELNTRANQLARYLRGRGVGPEVRVGICLERSPEMMVGLLGILKAGGAYVALDPATPRERLSFMMEDADIQLLLTTEPLLALFPDSHVRAVRVDTDREEIARESGSNLHVPVSEDNLAYVIYTSGSTGRPKGIAMRHQPMSNMIAWTLRTSPFQPGDRTLQFAPLSFDISVQESFCTWATGGTLVLLSEEVRRDAVSLLRLLVDQSIHRLFLPFVVFQQLTEVSRAFGLLPTEMKEVYTAGEQLVISPAVAEFFQKLPGCLLHNHYGPSEAHVISAYTLRGPVSGWPTRPPVGKPLSNTEIYLLDRHMRPVPVGVPGEVYVGGDGLARGYLKRPELTAERFIPDPFSGRPGARLYRTGDLARHLPGGNLEFLGRIDNQVKVRGFRIELEEVEAVLGQHSDVREVVAMVREDKPGDKRLVAYVAPKPERELTVSGLRHFLREKLPEYMVPSIFVILEALPLTLAGKVERRALPVPEATRSAQQADFVPPSTPTEKTLAAIWAEVLGVKQVGLHDNFFELGGHSLLATRVSFRVNEAFQVELPLRGLFEEPTVAGLSRRIETIRWAAQGMRTPASGTPDAERDMGAL
- a CDS encoding type I polyketide synthase, translating into MHFGLMFFASDETALSGNDKYRLVIESARFGDQHGFSSVWVPERHFTPLGCLYPNPAVLHAALARETRRIRLNAGSVVLPLHNPLRVAEEWAVVDNLSGGRVGISFASGWNPDDFAFFPERYKDRSAQMYASLETVRRLWRGGTVEVTSGNGKQVSLRTYPAPVQRELPVWLTAASNPETFIQAGERGTHLLTHLLDQGVEQLAEKIALYRQARARRGFDPEAGTVTLMLHTYVGEDFDTVCQQARGPYCEYLKANIGLLKGLAQSRVREVDVTRLSPAELDEFVGFLFERFVSTRALIGTPSSCMELVRQLQGSGVDEIACLLDFGPPQERVLENLVHLERLKERSQAELPATRPSALARPAAPEVAPVSETPVSGAPEQVQARCPVSVEGSDFYLQVAASGAEYGPHMRAIERLWLGEGEVLGRLSLAEALAPESKAYGFHPALLDNCFLLLGALAPDSLDGAGRLLALPTGMRRFRIHRQPEGQVWSHVIRSSKAGNRELLEGDVRILDASGALIAEASGLRIQLVDRAGPAPADRGVGQLLYQVRWQLQARQEAPAPAAPSGGWVLFSDGKGIGQRLAALLADRGEHVTQVFAGESFVELGQDRYQLRPDDPEQLRRLMGRLLEAEVPPRAVVHLWSLDTRSWEETTAATLERDEALGLGSALRLVQALVGGARAESSRLWLVTRGAQPAGEESAPLAPVQAPVWGLGRVIGAEHPGLWGGLVDLDPRDSVELSARQLLEVLSSPGGEDQLALRGGERRVPRLVRASEEARPGARVQLRPDASYLITGGLGDLALCVARWMVERGARHLVLLGRTPLPPRSSWERLEPGSRLAHQVSSIQAMEALGARVHVASVDIADEAKLSAFLKVFHDEGWPALRGVMHTAGVIHGGTLVNLDARSLAEVLRPKVTGTWLLHRLLEGTPLDFFALFSAIPALVGWIGSGAANYSAANAFLDTLAHSLRRQGRPVVSINYGPWNQIGLAVREGGLEQLGRQGIGSMTPEQGVEALEAILSGGLSQLAVASLDWRRFFLAFPQAVSSPMLSELAREQASAASGGQGAEAGRVRATLLEAEPSARPRLLEDYLRQQVGRVLALPEASMDVHQSLLNLGLDSLMSIDLRNRLEADLGVVIPMVTLLQGPSISRLVIDVLPELSPAVDANGSPEEMEEVVL
- a CDS encoding type I polyketide synthase codes for the protein MKDVSTLVDLLRLRATVQPEAWAYTFLQDGENESGRLTFLELDRQARAIAALIQSQVPAGERALLLYQPGLEFVTAFFGCLYAGVLAVPAYPPRADKNLTRLQAIVTDAEAKVVLTTETLRPLLMEQGAQNAVMSSLLWLGTDRVDPARASEWRAPAIHGETVAFLQYTSGSTGAPKGVMVSHRNLLHNSELLKRGMADAEESIHVGWLPLFHDMGLIAMMLQSLYRGRPGVLMPPAAFLQAPIRWLRALSHYRATITGAPNFAYDLCVRRTTPEQRAGLDLSHLRIAFNGAEPIRLQTLERFAETFAPYGFRKEAFYPCYGLAESTVFVAGGLAAEPPVVEWVDGAALEQHEVRPVPSVHLEAHPLVGCGRAWMDQRFLVVDPRTLEPCSPGAVGELWVRGPSVAQGYWNRPRETEETFGARLAGSAEGPFLRTGDLAFLRGEELFITGRLKDLIIIRGRNHYPQDIELAAEESHPALRRGCSAAFPVDVEGEERLALVLEVEKGSQEKLPAPEVMARIREAVLARHELQVHAIALIRTGTIPKTSSGKIQRRACRAGLLNGTLEVLAQWREGTDATKSSGSVRAGEERAPAHRLSAAAEAIRGWLVARLSERLKVGPQSIDSREPFSRYGLDSAAAVGLSGELQEWLGRPVSPTLVYDHPSIDAVALHLAGGVSRVSTPRLEQAGRDEPIAIIGMGCRLPGAESPEAFWSLLHGGRDVIREVPPERWDVESFYAATPATPGKMSTRWGGFLEQVDRFDPGFFGISPREARGIDPQQRLLLEVGWEALENAGYAPTSLAGSRTGVFIGISSSDYAQLQFSRTGALDAYSGTGGALSIAANRLSYLMDWHGPSMAVDTACSSSLVALHQACQSLRRGECSLALAGGVNLLLAPHLTVTFSQARMMASDGRCKTFDASADGYVRSEGAGVVVLKRLSDALRDGDTVLALVRGSAVNQDGRSNGLTAPNGPAQQEVIRQALADAGVDATRIGYVEAHGTGTPLGDPIELHSLRDVLMPGRSPEQRCWVGSVKTNVGHLEAAAGITGVLKVVLSLKHQEIPAHLHFEKLNPHISIEGVPLAIPAERQPWPSGRTPRLAGVSSFGFGGTNAHVILEEAPAPAAAPARASEERPLHVLGLSARSESALRELARRHATWLAAHPELSVADVCFSANTGRSRFEHRLAAVAETGTELRARLEDFAAGRQASTVWSRSLAGRRVPKVAFLFTGQGSQYVGMGRRLHETQPVFRRALERCDEVLRPLLEQPLLSVLFSGPEEGALLHETAYTQPALFALEYALATLWRSWGIEPACVMGHSVGEYVAACVAGVFSLEDGLKLIATRGRLMQALPRDGGMVTVFASEARVAEALRPHAREVSIAAINGPESIVLSGRREAVRSVVGALEAEGVKTRALNVSHAFHSPLMEPVLDAFQQVAAGVSYAPSRVPLISNLTGKPLDAGELNAHYWSRHLREPVRFLAGMETLRAQGCEVFLEVGPAPTLLGLGRRCLPEVEEGWLPSLRPGQPDWQPLSSSLAELYVRGVAVDWAGFDAEFARRRVALPTYPFQRERYWLEPGEQAASSGTPVVGVPNGRGHPLLGRRLPELAHLPGHHVWATELAQRHLTFINDHRIQGAVVVPGVVYLELALAAAAEAFGSRPLVLGEVEYNKVLFVPDTGAQSVQVSLTGSPDKDLSFHIHSRPAERASEPWTLHARGRLIPG